In the genome of Rhizobium etli 8C-3, one region contains:
- a CDS encoding S49 family peptidase: protein MAGFLRKLVPKRFRKEGVIIPVVRLQGAIMSGGGQFRPILNLANVAPVLEKAFSDKEAPAVAIVVNSPGGSPVQSRLIFTRIRELAREKQKKVLVFVEDVAASGGYMIALAGDEIIADPTSIVGSIGVVSGGFGFPELLKKIGVERRVYTAGENKVILDPFQPEKEKDIEYLKTLQLEIHEIFITMVRERRAGRLKDDETVFSGLFWSGTRGLELGLVDSLGDMRQELKRRYGPKTRLQLVTAARSLFGRRIPGVSPVSMDGFASGLATGLVEAAEEKALWSRYGL from the coding sequence ATGGCCGGATTTTTGAGAAAACTGGTACCGAAGCGCTTCCGAAAGGAAGGGGTGATCATCCCGGTCGTCAGGCTTCAGGGCGCGATCATGAGCGGCGGCGGTCAGTTCCGCCCGATACTCAATCTCGCCAATGTCGCACCGGTGCTGGAAAAGGCCTTCTCTGACAAGGAAGCTCCCGCTGTCGCCATTGTCGTCAATTCGCCGGGCGGTTCGCCCGTTCAGTCGCGGCTCATCTTCACGCGAATCCGCGAGCTTGCCCGTGAGAAGCAGAAGAAAGTGCTGGTCTTCGTCGAGGATGTGGCGGCCTCCGGCGGCTACATGATCGCGCTTGCCGGCGATGAAATCATTGCCGACCCGACGTCTATCGTCGGTTCGATCGGAGTCGTTTCCGGCGGCTTCGGCTTCCCCGAACTCCTCAAGAAGATCGGCGTCGAGCGTCGCGTCTATACGGCCGGTGAAAACAAGGTCATCCTCGATCCCTTCCAGCCTGAAAAGGAAAAGGACATTGAATATCTGAAGACCCTTCAGCTCGAGATCCACGAGATCTTCATCACCATGGTGCGCGAACGCCGCGCCGGCAGGCTGAAGGATGACGAAACCGTCTTTTCCGGGCTATTCTGGAGCGGCACGCGCGGGCTCGAACTCGGCCTCGTCGACAGCCTTGGCGACATGCGCCAGGAACTGAAAAGGCGCTACGGGCCGAAGACCAGGCTGCAGCTCGTCACCGCTGCGCGCAGCCTCTTCGGCCGGCGAATTCCCGGTGTCTCGCCCGTCTCGATGGATGGTTTTGCATCAGGTCTCGCGACGGGACTTGTCGAAGCGGCGGAAGAAAAGGCATTGTGGAGCCGCTACGGACTGTGA
- a CDS encoding glycosyl transferase, with amino-acid sequence MLTVVLECQDQEPELAQTLSVLVAGAVEGLVSDVVVLDHGSRDGTSKVADAAGCRFHSQWDIKDVLRSARGEWLLFVEPGARPQAGWIDEIAEYVALNKVPARFTASRGYRRPFFQRVGRSLPPLELGLLLPKKHAIAAARSGMRLSEFAKGQKLRKLSSELIPSWVARSAR; translated from the coding sequence ATGTTGACGGTTGTTTTGGAGTGCCAGGATCAGGAGCCTGAACTGGCGCAGACTTTGTCGGTGCTGGTGGCGGGTGCAGTCGAAGGGCTTGTGAGCGATGTAGTCGTGCTCGATCACGGCTCGCGCGATGGTACATCGAAGGTGGCCGATGCGGCCGGGTGCCGCTTCCATTCACAATGGGACATCAAGGATGTATTGCGCTCGGCCCGGGGCGAGTGGCTGCTTTTCGTCGAACCCGGCGCCCGGCCGCAGGCTGGTTGGATAGACGAAATCGCCGAATATGTCGCCCTTAACAAAGTTCCGGCGCGTTTCACCGCCTCGCGCGGATACAGGCGCCCGTTTTTCCAGCGGGTAGGACGGTCGCTGCCGCCGTTGGAGCTCGGCCTTCTCCTGCCGAAAAAACACGCGATTGCCGCCGCAAGAAGCGGAATGCGCCTCTCGGAATTTGCCAAGGGGCAGAAACTGCGCAAGCTTTCCAGCGAACTGATTCCCTCCTGGGTCGCCCGCTCCGCACGATAG
- a CDS encoding tetratricopeptide repeat protein: MRQRNAIRLLSSAALAAVLSLGALGGVNAEEAAKSDDGSKNVIFDPDTVSTFAGAFLAARTADVDHDYKTAIELYKKALQIEPGNPEIRQRLMISLLLNGNIEDGVKYANDLKKDPSVERITTVVRSMDAMRRGEFKTAEAILKYDGPNDLDRMMNDLLLAWARAGAGRNKEALSMVEKMKGPEWFGIFQNYHAGAIAIVTGNVAAARKHLNDAVLDKDGGATAPDTFMRSVMALARLEASQGNRQKALDAISVGDNMLPNYAPLNALRQSIEKGEKPEQQVRNAAQGAAAVLFSIGSALNRDGAEDIVSLYLQTANALDPNSADTLVLLGGIAEKQEQTDRAIEFYRRVPENSPMRRISELQLGLALAQGGKTDEARKHLKALIVSDPKDIRSYLAYGSVLSDAKDYAEMAENYDKAVEVIGPLPRRADWTVFFQRGIAYERLKKWDKAEPNFRKALDLNPDQPQVLNYLGYSWIDMNRNLDEGLTMIKKAVDLRPDDGYIIDSLGWAYYRLNRYDDAVAELEKAAEIKAGDATINDHLGDAYWRVGRKLEAVYQWNRALSSAPEETEIPRIKDKIANGLTTDNDDAKAADKKQPDPVPVTPPPADKKS, encoded by the coding sequence ATGCGGCAGAGAAATGCCATCCGTCTTCTTTCAAGCGCAGCCCTTGCAGCGGTCCTTTCGCTCGGCGCGCTTGGCGGCGTGAATGCCGAAGAAGCGGCCAAGTCGGACGATGGCAGCAAGAACGTGATCTTCGACCCGGATACGGTCAGTACTTTTGCAGGCGCATTTCTCGCTGCCCGCACGGCCGATGTCGATCATGACTACAAGACCGCAATCGAGCTCTACAAGAAAGCCCTCCAGATCGAGCCGGGTAACCCGGAGATCCGCCAGCGCCTGATGATCTCGCTGCTTTTGAACGGCAATATCGAAGATGGCGTGAAATATGCCAACGACCTGAAGAAGGATCCTTCCGTCGAGCGCATCACCACCGTCGTGCGCAGCATGGACGCGATGCGCCGCGGCGAGTTCAAGACCGCCGAAGCTATTTTGAAATATGACGGCCCGAACGACCTCGACCGCATGATGAACGACCTTTTGCTTGCCTGGGCGCGCGCTGGCGCCGGCCGCAACAAGGAAGCTCTTTCGATGGTCGAGAAGATGAAAGGCCCCGAATGGTTCGGGATTTTCCAGAACTATCATGCAGGCGCAATTGCGATCGTAACCGGCAACGTGGCGGCCGCGCGCAAGCATCTGAACGATGCGGTTCTGGACAAGGATGGCGGCGCCACGGCACCCGACACCTTCATGCGCTCTGTCATGGCGCTTGCCCGCCTGGAAGCATCCCAGGGCAACAGGCAGAAGGCGCTCGACGCAATCTCGGTCGGTGACAACATGCTGCCCAACTATGCGCCGCTGAATGCGCTGCGTCAGAGCATAGAGAAGGGCGAAAAGCCGGAACAGCAGGTGCGTAACGCAGCCCAGGGCGCTGCCGCCGTGCTTTTCTCCATCGGCAGCGCGTTGAACCGCGACGGGGCCGAAGACATCGTCTCGCTCTATCTGCAGACGGCAAATGCGCTTGACCCGAACAGCGCCGATACGCTGGTCCTTCTCGGCGGCATTGCTGAAAAACAGGAACAGACGGACCGTGCCATCGAATTCTACAGGCGCGTGCCGGAAAACTCGCCGATGCGACGCATTTCGGAGCTTCAGCTCGGTCTTGCCCTGGCACAGGGCGGCAAGACCGACGAGGCACGCAAACACCTCAAGGCGCTGATCGTTTCCGACCCGAAGGACATCCGCTCTTATCTTGCCTATGGCAGCGTGCTTTCCGACGCCAAGGACTATGCGGAAATGGCGGAGAACTACGACAAGGCGGTGGAGGTGATTGGCCCGCTGCCGCGCCGCGCCGACTGGACGGTCTTCTTCCAGCGCGGTATCGCCTATGAGCGCCTGAAGAAGTGGGACAAGGCCGAGCCGAACTTCCGCAAGGCGCTCGATCTCAATCCGGATCAGCCGCAGGTTCTGAACTATCTCGGCTATTCGTGGATCGACATGAACCGCAACCTCGACGAAGGCCTGACGATGATCAAGAAGGCCGTCGACCTGCGTCCGGACGACGGCTACATCATCGATTCGCTCGGCTGGGCCTATTACCGCCTGAACCGTTACGACGACGCCGTTGCCGAACTGGAAAAGGCCGCCGAGATCAAGGCCGGTGATGCGACGATCAATGACCACCTGGGCGACGCCTACTGGCGCGTCGGACGCAAGCTCGAGGCTGTTTATCAGTGGAACCGGGCGCTGAGTTCGGCACCGGAAGAGACCGAAATTCCGAGAATCAAGGACAAGATTGCCAACGGCCTGACGACGGACAACGACGACGCCAAGGCGGCCGACAAGAAGCAGCCGGATCCGGTGCCTGTTACGCCGCCGCCGGCCGACAAGAAGTCCTGA
- a CDS encoding membrane protein produces the protein MAQLITIIILVGAAWWLYRRFISDAKRLQEKSRRAEKERQTGAVGTLVKDPATGEYRVKREDE, from the coding sequence ATGGCGCAGCTTATCACAATCATAATCCTGGTCGGCGCCGCCTGGTGGCTCTACCGCCGCTTCATCTCCGATGCCAAGCGCCTGCAGGAAAAATCCCGCCGCGCCGAGAAGGAGCGCCAGACCGGCGCCGTCGGCACGCTTGTCAAGGATCCGGCGACCGGCGAATACCGCGTGAAGCGGGAGGATGAATGA
- a CDS encoding polyprenyl synthetase family protein encodes MGVVIPLEESKNKLASVKPLVDLTRADMERVNQLILSKAGSDVQMIPEVANHLISSGGKRLRPMLTLASACLFDYRGENHVKLATSVEFMHTATLLHDDVVDESNLRRGKSTARTIWGNQASVLVGDFLLGQAFRMMVDVGSLDALDVLSSAACVIAEGEVLQLSVAKNMETTEDDYLSVIRAKTAALFAAACEVGPIVADAGKSGRNALKSYGMNLGLAFQLVDDALDYGGKAADLGKNVGDDFREGKITLPVILAYRRGTQAERAFWRDAIEGGNSTDANLEKALGLITKYGTLNDTISRAVHYGTIARDALAPLPETAWKSALMEVIDFCIERVN; translated from the coding sequence TTGGGCGTGGTCATACCGCTTGAAGAAAGCAAAAACAAACTGGCATCCGTCAAGCCGCTGGTCGATCTGACACGGGCGGACATGGAGCGGGTCAACCAGCTTATCCTTTCGAAGGCCGGTTCCGACGTGCAGATGATTCCGGAGGTCGCAAACCACCTGATCTCTTCCGGCGGCAAGCGCCTGCGCCCGATGCTCACGCTGGCATCTGCCTGTCTCTTCGACTATAGAGGCGAAAACCATGTCAAGCTCGCGACCAGCGTCGAGTTCATGCACACGGCAACGCTGCTGCATGACGACGTCGTCGACGAAAGCAATCTGCGCCGAGGCAAATCAACGGCGCGCACGATCTGGGGCAACCAGGCGAGTGTTCTTGTTGGCGACTTCCTGCTCGGCCAGGCCTTCCGCATGATGGTGGATGTCGGCTCACTCGATGCGCTCGATGTCCTTTCGTCCGCCGCCTGCGTCATTGCCGAAGGGGAAGTGCTGCAGCTTTCGGTCGCCAAGAACATGGAGACGACGGAGGACGACTATCTTTCCGTCATCCGGGCCAAGACGGCAGCGCTCTTTGCCGCTGCTTGCGAAGTCGGCCCGATCGTCGCAGACGCCGGAAAATCAGGCCGAAATGCGCTGAAATCCTACGGTATGAATCTCGGTCTCGCCTTCCAGCTTGTCGATGACGCGCTGGATTACGGCGGCAAGGCTGCCGATCTCGGCAAGAATGTCGGCGACGACTTCCGCGAAGGCAAGATCACGCTTCCCGTCATCCTGGCCTATCGCCGCGGAACACAGGCCGAGCGCGCCTTCTGGCGCGATGCCATCGAAGGCGGCAACAGCACCGATGCGAACCTGGAAAAAGCCCTCGGCCTGATCACCAAATACGGCACGCTGAACGACACGATCTCGCGGGCCGTTCATTACGGCACGATCGCCCGCGACGCACTGGCGCCGCTGCCCGAAACGGCCTGGAAATCGGCGCTTATGGAAGTGATCGATTTCTGCATCGAGCGGGTCAACTGA
- a CDS encoding DUF2007 domain-containing protein, which translates to MHELIRANDPVLLSYAQSLLKDAGIHCFVADQDMSILEGSLGMLPRRLLVEEERADQARRILTDAGLAGELRIAK; encoded by the coding sequence ATGCATGAACTTATCCGCGCCAATGACCCTGTTCTATTGTCCTATGCGCAGAGTCTTCTGAAGGATGCGGGGATTCACTGCTTTGTCGCAGATCAGGATATGAGCATTCTCGAGGGCTCGCTCGGCATGCTGCCGCGCCGTCTGCTCGTCGAGGAGGAGCGAGCCGATCAGGCCCGCCGCATCCTGACGGATGCCGGTCTCGCCGGCGAATTGCGCATCGCGAAATGA
- a CDS encoding 4-(cytidine 5'-diphospho)-2-C-methyl-D-erythritol kinase, whose product MPDAGMSGSFAVTENAPAKINLALHVTGQKADGYHLLDMLVTFAGHGDRLGFEASPSDQFTISGRFGAALDIDSRGNLVLKARDMLRQAAVAQGHHAPPVHIHLEKNLPIASGIGGGSADAAAALRGLIRLWSLRLPGGRLSTIALRLGADVPMCLANRPLIARGIGEQIEPVALPSFAIVLANPLKAVSTPEIFRLLTAKNNPPLALRGSDWLAAIRANRNDLEPPARRLVPEIEDVSAALKNAGASLVRMSGSGATCFGIFDSIETARAAAAKLHSDRPDWYFQATETLCGGR is encoded by the coding sequence ATGCCGGATGCGGGCATGAGCGGCAGCTTTGCGGTTACCGAGAATGCTCCTGCTAAGATCAATCTGGCCCTGCACGTGACGGGCCAGAAAGCCGACGGCTATCATCTGCTGGACATGCTGGTGACCTTTGCCGGCCACGGCGACAGGCTGGGCTTTGAAGCTTCGCCATCGGATCAATTCACGATCAGCGGACGATTCGGCGCCGCTCTCGACATCGATTCCCGCGGCAATCTGGTGCTCAAGGCGCGCGACATGCTTCGGCAGGCGGCGGTGGCGCAGGGCCACCATGCACCGCCGGTCCATATTCATCTCGAAAAGAACCTTCCGATCGCCTCCGGTATCGGCGGCGGTTCGGCGGATGCGGCAGCCGCCCTGCGCGGTCTCATTCGGCTTTGGAGCCTCCGCCTGCCCGGCGGCAGGCTGTCAACGATCGCTCTCAGGCTTGGCGCCGACGTACCCATGTGCCTTGCGAACCGGCCGCTGATTGCGCGCGGGATTGGCGAACAGATCGAGCCCGTTGCCTTGCCCTCTTTTGCAATCGTGCTCGCCAATCCGCTGAAGGCGGTCTCGACGCCCGAGATCTTCCGGCTGCTGACGGCCAAGAACAACCCGCCGCTTGCCTTGCGGGGCAGCGATTGGCTGGCGGCGATCAGGGCCAACCGGAACGATCTCGAGCCGCCTGCCCGCAGGCTTGTTCCCGAGATCGAAGATGTGTCGGCTGCGTTGAAGAACGCAGGCGCAAGCCTTGTCCGCATGTCCGGCTCCGGCGCAACCTGTTTCGGCATCTTCGATTCGATCGAAACAGCCCGAGCGGCCGCGGCAAAGCTTCACAGCGACCGGCCCGACTGGTATTTCCAGGCAACGGAAACGCTCTGTGGAGGCAGGTAA
- a CDS encoding tRNA1(Val) (adenine(37)-N6)-methyltransferase — translation MADASDTIDAFHRGRFHIVQPKGRGHRSGMDAMLLAALVADDRAIKVADLGAGAGAAGLAVVSRLQKAQAVLFERSAEMADYARRSIALPENAHVAGRVTVVEADVTLTAKARNDAGLADEVFHHVIMNPPFNDAADRRTPDALKAEAHAMTDGLFDRWIRTAGAIMVPGGQLSLIARPESIADIITGCGRRFGGIEITAIHPRKGENAVRILVTAIKGSRARISLRAPLIMHEDGTHKFSPFVDDLNNGRAAYSRLSRSRNR, via the coding sequence ATGGCGGACGCTTCCGACACGATCGATGCCTTCCATCGCGGCCGCTTCCACATCGTCCAGCCGAAGGGCAGGGGGCACCGTTCGGGCATGGATGCCATGCTGCTTGCGGCACTCGTTGCCGATGACCGTGCTATCAAGGTTGCCGATCTTGGCGCCGGTGCCGGTGCAGCCGGACTGGCCGTGGTCTCCCGGCTACAGAAGGCGCAGGCCGTGCTTTTCGAACGCTCCGCGGAGATGGCCGATTATGCCCGCCGCAGCATTGCCTTGCCGGAAAATGCCCATGTGGCGGGCCGCGTTACGGTCGTGGAGGCGGATGTGACGCTCACGGCAAAGGCCCGCAACGACGCGGGCCTTGCCGACGAGGTCTTCCATCATGTCATCATGAACCCGCCTTTCAACGACGCCGCTGACCGGCGAACGCCGGATGCGCTGAAGGCTGAAGCCCATGCAATGACCGATGGTCTTTTCGACAGGTGGATTCGTACCGCCGGCGCGATCATGGTCCCCGGCGGACAATTGTCGCTGATTGCGCGGCCCGAATCGATCGCCGACATCATCACCGGTTGCGGCAGGCGCTTCGGCGGCATCGAGATAACTGCCATCCATCCGCGCAAAGGCGAGAATGCCGTCCGCATCCTGGTGACGGCGATCAAGGGGTCGCGGGCGCGGATTTCATTGCGCGCACCCCTTATCATGCACGAAGACGGAACGCATAAATTCTCCCCCTTCGTCGATGATCTGAACAATGGCCGCGCGGCCTATTCGAGGCTTAGCCGGTCACGAAATCGATAA
- a CDS encoding glycine--tRNA ligase subunit alpha, with product MSASIPDHMNPKRSFQALILTLHNYWADKGCAVLQPYDMEVGAGTFHPATTLRALGPKPWKAAYVQPSRRPSDGRYGENPNRLQHYYQYQVILKPNPPNLQELYLGSLAAIGLDPLLHDIRFVEDDWESPTLGAWGLGWECWCDGMEVSQFTYFQQVCGIECAPVAGELTYGLERLAMYVQGVDNVYDLNFNGREGDEKISYGEVFLQAEQEYSRHNFEFANTEMLHRHFIDAEKECQALLAAGAPSDNANQLLHKCVFPAYDQCIKASHVFNLLDARGVISVTERQSYILRVRTLAKACGEAFLLTDAGGMNVARAAA from the coding sequence ATGTCTGCATCGATCCCCGACCATATGAACCCGAAGCGTTCGTTCCAGGCGCTGATCCTGACCCTTCATAACTACTGGGCGGACAAGGGTTGTGCGGTTCTGCAGCCCTATGACATGGAGGTCGGCGCCGGTACGTTCCATCCGGCCACCACGCTGCGCGCGCTCGGCCCGAAGCCGTGGAAGGCTGCCTATGTCCAGCCGTCGCGCCGTCCGTCGGACGGTCGCTACGGTGAAAACCCGAACCGTCTGCAGCATTATTACCAGTACCAGGTCATCCTGAAGCCGAACCCGCCGAACCTGCAGGAGCTTTACCTCGGCTCGCTGGCGGCGATTGGCCTCGATCCGCTGCTGCACGACATCCGGTTCGTCGAGGACGACTGGGAAAGCCCGACCCTCGGCGCCTGGGGCCTTGGCTGGGAGTGTTGGTGCGACGGCATGGAAGTCTCGCAGTTCACTTACTTTCAGCAGGTCTGCGGCATCGAATGCGCGCCGGTTGCCGGCGAACTGACCTATGGCCTGGAGCGTCTGGCGATGTATGTGCAGGGCGTCGACAACGTCTACGACCTGAACTTCAACGGCCGCGAAGGCGACGAAAAGATCAGCTACGGCGAAGTCTTCCTGCAGGCCGAACAGGAATACTCACGCCACAACTTCGAATTCGCAAATACCGAGATGCTGCATCGCCATTTCATCGATGCGGAGAAGGAGTGCCAGGCGCTCCTCGCCGCCGGTGCGCCGAGCGACAATGCCAATCAGCTGCTGCACAAATGCGTCTTTCCGGCCTATGACCAGTGCATCAAGGCAAGCCACGTCTTCAACCTGTTGGATGCACGCGGGGTGATCTCGGTCACCGAGCGTCAGAGCTATATCCTGCGGGTGCGCACGCTCGCCAAGGCTTGCGGCGAAGCGTTCCTGTTGACGGATGCCGGCGGCATGAATGTCGCCAGGGCCGCCGCCTGA
- the moaB gene encoding molybdenum cofactor biosynthesis protein B, whose amino-acid sequence MAGIDERRPFIPVGIAVLTVSDTRTLENDKSGDTLVARIAEAGHKLMDRAIVRDDKAAIAAKVNAWTEADGIDVVITTGGTGLTGRDVTPEALEPLFEKRMDGFSAVFHRLSYDKIGTSTIQSRATAGVAKATFVFVLPGSPGACKDAWDGILKAQLDYRHMPCNFVEIMPRLDEHMKRGLGK is encoded by the coding sequence ATGGCAGGTATCGATGAACGGCGGCCGTTCATTCCCGTCGGCATCGCCGTGCTGACGGTTTCGGACACGCGCACGCTGGAGAACGACAAGTCCGGCGACACGCTCGTGGCGCGGATCGCCGAGGCCGGCCACAAGCTGATGGACCGCGCGATCGTGCGCGACGACAAGGCGGCCATCGCAGCAAAGGTCAACGCCTGGACGGAGGCCGACGGCATCGACGTCGTGATCACCACCGGCGGCACCGGCCTGACCGGCCGCGACGTCACGCCCGAGGCGCTGGAGCCGCTTTTCGAAAAGCGCATGGATGGCTTTTCGGCTGTCTTCCACCGCCTCTCCTACGACAAGATCGGCACATCCACGATCCAATCACGGGCAACGGCAGGGGTTGCCAAGGCTACCTTCGTCTTTGTGCTCCCAGGCTCGCCCGGTGCCTGCAAGGACGCCTGGGACGGCATCTTGAAGGCGCAGCTCGACTACCGCCACATGCCCTGCAATTTCGTGGAGATCATGCCGCGGCTCGACGAGCACATGAAGCGCGGCCTGGGCAAGTAG
- a CDS encoding PA0069 family radical SAM protein, with protein sequence MNKQSLAGQAAFAPANTADIAEAMIASSGLRIEADRRRGRAAGLNPGGRFEPIHREAFDDGWQTLEELPPFKTEVQIEKPRTAITRNESPDVPFDRSINPYRGCEHGCIYCFARPTHAYMGLSAGLDFEARLFAKPDAAKLLERELARPGYKPRVIAIGTNTDPYQPIEKEWRIMRQILEVLNKANHPVSIVTKSALILRDIDILQEMAAKGLVRTALSVTTLDRKLARVMEPRAATPPRRLEAIQALAEAGIPTSVMAAPMIPALNDHELERILEAAKVAGALEAGYVILRLPLEVSPLFRDWLLQNYPDRYRHVMSLVRSMRGGKDYDAEFGKRMKGAGPYAWQLARRFEMATKRLGMTRRSIPLRDDIFVPPDGSGVQLKLL encoded by the coding sequence ATGAACAAACAGTCCCTTGCGGGGCAGGCTGCGTTTGCGCCTGCCAATACGGCGGATATTGCCGAAGCGATGATCGCCTCTTCCGGCCTTCGCATCGAGGCCGACCGGCGCCGCGGCCGCGCTGCCGGACTGAATCCTGGAGGGCGCTTCGAGCCGATACACCGCGAGGCCTTCGACGACGGCTGGCAGACGCTGGAAGAACTGCCGCCCTTCAAGACCGAAGTGCAGATCGAAAAGCCGCGCACGGCGATCACTCGCAACGAATCGCCCGACGTTCCATTCGACCGTTCGATCAATCCCTATCGCGGCTGCGAACACGGCTGCATCTACTGCTTCGCCCGGCCGACGCACGCCTATATGGGGCTTTCGGCAGGCCTCGATTTCGAAGCCAGGCTGTTTGCCAAGCCGGATGCAGCCAAACTTTTGGAGCGCGAGCTTGCCAGGCCCGGCTACAAGCCGCGGGTCATCGCCATCGGAACCAATACCGATCCCTACCAGCCGATCGAGAAGGAATGGCGCATCATGCGGCAGATCCTCGAAGTGCTGAACAAGGCAAACCATCCGGTCTCGATCGTCACCAAGTCGGCACTGATTCTGCGCGATATCGATATCCTGCAGGAGATGGCCGCCAAGGGCCTTGTGCGTACCGCGCTTTCGGTAACCACGCTCGACCGCAAGCTTGCCCGTGTGATGGAACCGCGCGCCGCCACGCCGCCACGCCGGCTGGAGGCGATCCAGGCCCTGGCAGAGGCAGGCATTCCAACTTCGGTAATGGCTGCCCCGATGATCCCCGCGCTGAACGACCACGAGCTGGAACGCATACTCGAGGCGGCAAAGGTTGCCGGTGCGCTGGAGGCGGGCTACGTGATCCTGCGCCTGCCGCTGGAAGTCTCTCCGCTCTTCCGCGACTGGCTGCTTCAGAACTATCCGGATCGCTACCGGCACGTCATGTCGCTGGTGCGCTCGATGCGTGGCGGCAAGGATTACGATGCCGAATTCGGCAAGCGCATGAAAGGCGCCGGCCCATATGCATGGCAGCTCGCCCGCCGATTCGAGATGGCGACGAAACGACTCGGCATGACGAGGCGCAGCATACCGCTTCGTGACGATATTTTCGTGCCGCCGGATGGCAGCGGCGTGCAGCTTAAGCTGCTTTAG
- a CDS encoding Nramp family divalent metal transporter has protein sequence MDVLNRTPKSGWRHDRQEASLSDVYRTIGTGRPGSKLRRIAAFAGPGYMVAVGYMDPGNWATSLAGGSKFGYALLTVALLSNLMAIVLQSLCARLAIASGRDLAQACRDAFPKFVSVPLWAFAEIAIIATDIAEVIGTAIGLNLVFGVPLELGVLITALDVFLILYLQKLGFRWIEAFIITLLGVIALCFGIQIFLADPQWGAVITGFFPTTEIVSNPEMLYLALGILGATVMPHNLYLHSGIVQTRAFGHTVPEKREALAYATLDSTFALCFALLINASILILAAAAFNANGRTDVVELGEAHSLLSPLLGLAIAPTLFGIALLCCGLNSTVTATLAGQIVMEGFLKIRLQPWVRRLITRAIAIVPAAIVTIWYGNQGTAQLLILTQVVLSLQLSFAVFPLVMFTASKAKMGELVAPRWLSTVAYVIAIVIAGLNIKLLIDFVTG, from the coding sequence ATGGATGTCTTAAATCGTACTCCAAAAAGCGGCTGGCGACACGATCGCCAGGAAGCCTCGCTTTCAGACGTTTATCGCACGATCGGCACGGGCCGCCCTGGGTCGAAACTCCGGCGGATTGCCGCCTTTGCCGGCCCTGGCTACATGGTCGCGGTCGGCTATATGGATCCCGGAAACTGGGCGACCTCGCTCGCCGGCGGCTCGAAATTCGGCTACGCGCTGTTGACCGTGGCGCTGCTTTCCAACCTCATGGCGATCGTGCTGCAATCGCTTTGCGCCCGGCTTGCCATTGCTTCTGGCCGCGATCTGGCGCAGGCCTGCCGGGACGCCTTCCCGAAATTCGTCTCCGTACCGCTCTGGGCCTTTGCGGAAATCGCCATCATCGCGACGGATATTGCCGAGGTGATCGGCACGGCAATCGGCCTCAACCTGGTCTTCGGCGTTCCGCTGGAACTCGGCGTGCTGATTACGGCGCTCGACGTTTTCCTCATCTTGTATCTGCAAAAGCTCGGCTTCCGCTGGATCGAAGCGTTCATCATCACGTTGCTCGGCGTCATTGCGTTGTGCTTCGGCATACAGATCTTCCTTGCCGACCCGCAGTGGGGCGCCGTCATCACCGGCTTCTTCCCGACAACGGAAATCGTCAGCAACCCGGAAATGCTCTATCTGGCGCTCGGCATCCTCGGAGCGACCGTCATGCCACATAATCTCTATCTGCATTCCGGCATCGTCCAGACCCGCGCCTTTGGCCACACAGTACCGGAAAAGCGGGAAGCGCTGGCCTATGCGACGCTCGACTCGACCTTTGCGCTCTGCTTTGCGCTGCTGATCAACGCCTCGATCCTGATCCTGGCCGCAGCCGCATTCAACGCCAACGGACGCACCGACGTCGTCGAACTCGGCGAGGCACACTCACTGCTGTCACCGCTGCTCGGGCTTGCAATCGCACCAACGCTTTTCGGCATCGCCCTGCTCTGTTGCGGCCTGAATTCGACCGTGACGGCGACGCTTGCCGGCCAGATCGTCATGGAAGGCTTTCTGAAGATCAGGCTTCAACCATGGGTGCGCCGTCTGATCACACGCGCCATCGCAATCGTGCCGGCAGCGATCGTAACGATCTGGTACGGCAACCAGGGCACGGCACAATTGCTGATCCTGACTCAGGTCGTGCTCAGCCTGCAGCTTTCCTTCGCCGTCTTCCCGCTGGTGATGTTCACCGCCAGCAAGGCGAAGATGGGCGAGCTCGTCGCACCGCGCTGGCTGAGCACCGTTGCCTATGTGATCGCAATCGTGATCGCCGGATTGAATATCAAGCTGCTTATCGATTTCGTGACCGGCTAA